In Aerococcus loyolae, a genomic segment contains:
- the apf gene encoding aggregation-promoting factor has protein sequence MNMKKVLVGTSIALSALVSFAAGETTEAHAAEWQARSVEEIKADFQKLDDNEKVYVIKSGDTLNAIAQAADVNTKELAEINNIENANLIFPGTKLTFKSDQSGKVNEVEVEKQGQAAQVYTVDETAGQTYQAPATVQAAPAAAPAPAPAPAPAQSAYTGSSSSAKEIIAQRESGGSYSATNGQYIGRYQLSASYLNGDYSPANQERVADQYVAGRYGSWDNALAFWNANGWY, from the coding sequence ATGAATATGAAGAAAGTTTTAGTAGGTACCTCAATCGCTTTATCAGCCTTAGTAAGTTTTGCTGCTGGGGAAACGACTGAAGCACACGCAGCTGAATGGCAAGCACGTTCAGTTGAAGAAATCAAAGCTGACTTCCAAAAATTAGATGACAACGAAAAAGTTTATGTCATTAAATCTGGTGACACCTTAAACGCTATTGCTCAAGCAGCAGACGTGAACACCAAAGAATTAGCTGAAATCAACAACATCGAAAATGCTAACTTAATCTTCCCAGGAACTAAATTAACTTTCAAATCTGACCAATCAGGTAAGGTTAATGAAGTTGAAGTAGAAAAACAAGGTCAAGCAGCTCAAGTTTACACCGTTGATGAAACTGCTGGTCAAACTTACCAAGCACCTGCAACTGTTCAAGCTGCACCAGCTGCTGCTCCAGCACCTGCGCCTGCACCAGCTCCAGCACAAAGCGCTTACACTGGTTCTTCTTCATCCGCTAAAGAAATCATTGCTCAACGTGAATCTGGTGGTTCATACTCAGCAACTAACGGTCAATACATCGGACGTTACCAATTAAGCGCTTCTTACTTAAATGGTGACTACTCCCCAGCTAACCAAGAACGTGTGGCTGACCAATACGTAGCCGGTCGTTACGGTTCATGGGACAACGCTTTAGCATTCTGGAACGCTAACGGTTGGTACTAA
- a CDS encoding ISL3 family transposase has product MTQSHCIQNLFNIKDENIEIEDKVVEEKKGNIVHKVIFGNLTNQPSHCSHCGHINESQADIVKNGSYSSDILLTTINDGQPVTLRLKKQRFFCKHCQRTFNAKTPIVTANCYISNTLKNAITFALSETIAMTLIGKQHNVSVSTVIRLLEERGKALLPKFNYLPQYLSFDEFKSVKNVSGAMSFIFIDPVNHRLIDIVENRQKSELIHYFMRFSYQSRQAVKIVTIDMYSPYIEVIRACFPNAKILFDRFHVIQHLNLAINSVRIQLMNQIRYQSPRDYRKLKQLWKLPLKNEWELDFKNLYTHRLFDGLVSEQMIVDYLTNLSPELSRTYTYVNRLKYSIYTHDIQSFRDLLIEVKKYTFPRRVRTIFQTLERYQEGICTALTYTLSNGPIEGMNNKTKLIKRTGYGYRRFDHLRIRIIMASRLVCNDFQPRPLTFSEAA; this is encoded by the coding sequence ATGACTCAATCCCATTGTATACAAAATCTCTTTAATATAAAAGATGAAAATATTGAAATTGAAGATAAAGTAGTGGAGGAAAAGAAAGGCAATATCGTTCATAAGGTTATTTTTGGGAACTTAACTAACCAACCTTCTCACTGTTCCCATTGCGGCCATATCAACGAATCACAAGCTGATATCGTTAAAAATGGTTCTTATTCAAGCGATATCTTACTAACAACCATTAATGATGGGCAACCCGTTACTTTGCGTCTTAAAAAGCAACGTTTCTTTTGTAAACACTGCCAAAGGACTTTTAATGCTAAAACTCCCATAGTCACTGCTAATTGTTATATTTCTAACACGCTAAAAAATGCAATCACTTTTGCTCTCAGTGAGACGATAGCGATGACTCTTATTGGTAAACAACACAATGTTTCCGTATCGACGGTGATTCGACTTCTAGAAGAAAGAGGAAAAGCATTACTTCCTAAATTTAATTATTTGCCCCAGTACCTTTCTTTTGATGAATTTAAATCAGTGAAAAATGTCAGTGGTGCGATGAGCTTTATTTTTATTGATCCAGTGAACCATCGGTTAATTGATATTGTTGAAAATCGACAAAAGAGCGAATTAATCCACTACTTTATGCGTTTTTCTTACCAAAGTCGTCAAGCCGTCAAAATCGTTACAATTGATATGTATAGCCCGTATATCGAAGTCATCCGCGCTTGTTTTCCCAATGCAAAAATTCTATTTGACCGTTTTCATGTCATTCAACATCTCAATTTGGCCATCAATTCCGTACGTATTCAGCTAATGAATCAGATTCGCTATCAATCACCACGTGATTATCGCAAATTAAAGCAGCTATGGAAGTTGCCTTTAAAAAATGAATGGGAACTTGACTTTAAAAACTTATATACTCATCGACTTTTTGACGGTCTCGTTTCAGAACAGATGATTGTTGATTACCTCACCAATTTATCTCCCGAATTATCGCGCACCTATACTTACGTTAATCGCCTAAAATATAGTATTTATACCCATGATATTCAGTCCTTTAGAGACTTGCTTATTGAAGTCAAGAAATACACATTTCCACGTAGAGTACGAACCATTTTTCAAACGTTAGAAAGATATCAAGAAGGTATTTGTACAGCTTTAACGTATACTTTATCTAACGGTCCAATAGAAGGAATGAACAATAAAACGAAACTGATTAAGCGCACAGGATATGGGTATCGTCGTTTTGATCATTTAAGAATACGTATAATAATGGCCTCTCGATTGGTATGTAATGATTTTCAACCTCGGCCTCTCACTTTTTCAGAAGCAGCATAG
- a CDS encoding hydroxyethylthiazole kinase: MSKKTSIPFAKYSQQVKAKAPLIQVLNNYVTIHDVANVILASGGRPVMTDKLPNSQDVVKSADLLLLNAASPRPNQELLDLATTAKNDHHPVVLDPVGVSAMPSKLKLCQDLIDRGLVTAVKGNASEIRSLLFEKSQGSGVDLGPGDEVTLANLADFAPDFKAYAQEKEIILAMSGPIDLVTDGERLAIIKNGHPWMASYTGSGCQLSGVLASFLAGNPDEDPFYLATAAMISYGVAGEIAAQVLQPYEGNATYSNRVIDQVSLLEAKELERRAKYDIQ; the protein is encoded by the coding sequence ATGTCTAAAAAAACAAGCATTCCCTTTGCGAAATATAGTCAGCAGGTCAAGGCCAAGGCCCCGCTGATCCAAGTCTTAAATAATTATGTCACCATCCATGATGTGGCCAATGTGATTTTGGCCAGTGGCGGGCGTCCCGTGATGACCGATAAATTACCTAATAGCCAGGATGTGGTCAAGTCGGCTGACCTTTTGCTCCTAAATGCTGCTAGCCCCAGACCTAATCAGGAATTGTTGGACCTCGCCACCACAGCAAAAAATGACCACCATCCCGTGGTCTTAGACCCAGTGGGGGTTTCAGCTATGCCGTCTAAATTAAAGCTCTGTCAGGATCTGATTGACCGGGGTCTAGTGACGGCGGTGAAGGGGAATGCTTCGGAAATTCGTAGCCTCCTCTTTGAAAAAAGCCAAGGATCTGGGGTCGACCTGGGTCCTGGAGACGAGGTGACCTTAGCTAATTTGGCTGATTTTGCTCCGGACTTTAAAGCTTATGCCCAAGAAAAAGAGATTATCCTAGCCATGTCAGGTCCGATTGACTTAGTGACTGACGGCGAACGGCTGGCAATCATTAAAAATGGTCACCCCTGGATGGCCTCCTATACGGGATCAGGTTGCCAGTTAAGCGGCGTCCTAGCTAGCTTTTTAGCCGGTAATCCGGATGAGGATCCTTTTTACCTAGCTACAGCAGCCATGATTAGCTATGGGGTGGCGGGAGAAATCGCTGCTCAAGTGCTCCAGCCCTATGAGGGTAATGCCACTTATTCCAACCGGGTGATTGACCAGGTCTCCTTATTAGAGGCCAAAGAATTAGAAAGGAGAGCCAAGTATGACATTCAATAA
- the thiD gene encoding bifunctional hydroxymethylpyrimidine kinase/phosphomethylpyrimidine kinase, with protein MTFNKNDLLVYAITPDRFDHDDLIQQVKEVLMGGATILQLRLKDHPFKDQEEKLELTKRIKGLCQEAGVPFIIDDDYELALAVDADGLHVGEEDLPVDQARELLGPDKIIGASAKSLDTALKAQAAGADYLGVGALYPTQSKANAQGTGLTTLRAIAQGVNIPIVGIGGINLDNMANLRDQGLAGVALISALFKADDPYQATQDIRKAAEKLFKLQAVLTIAGSDSSGGAGIQADLKTMQANGVFGMSAITSVTAQNTRGVTGVYDLSPEALASQLQAVFEDIPPASVKIGMVSQVKLVEEIAKALKNYQAKNVVVDPVMVATSGSNLIQDQAVQVLADQVFPLACLITPNIPESQVLAGQDIHSAADMEAAAKKISQTYRVAVLCKGGHRVNDANDVLVTPKGEVHWFKGERVDNPNTHGTGCTLSSAIASNLAKGDDLVTAIARAKTYLSHALKDQLDLGQGSGPLNHGFGLLTYYPSGD; from the coding sequence ATGACATTCAATAAAAATGATTTATTGGTCTATGCTATTACGCCCGACCGCTTTGACCATGACGACTTAATCCAGCAAGTCAAGGAGGTCTTAATGGGCGGGGCCACGATCTTACAGTTACGTTTGAAGGACCATCCCTTTAAAGACCAGGAAGAAAAGCTGGAATTGACTAAAAGAATTAAAGGTCTCTGCCAAGAAGCAGGTGTGCCTTTTATTATCGACGATGACTATGAGCTGGCCCTGGCTGTGGACGCTGACGGTCTCCATGTGGGAGAAGAGGACCTGCCAGTCGACCAGGCTAGAGAACTGCTCGGCCCGGATAAAATTATCGGGGCTTCGGCTAAGAGTCTGGACACCGCTCTAAAAGCCCAAGCAGCTGGTGCAGACTATTTGGGAGTTGGTGCCCTCTATCCGACTCAATCTAAGGCCAATGCCCAAGGGACCGGTCTGACCACCTTGAGAGCGATTGCCCAAGGGGTCAATATTCCTATCGTCGGCATAGGTGGGATTAACTTAGATAATATGGCCAATTTACGTGACCAGGGTCTGGCTGGGGTGGCCCTAATTTCCGCCCTATTTAAAGCGGATGATCCCTACCAAGCGACTCAAGATATCCGTAAAGCTGCTGAAAAGCTTTTTAAACTCCAAGCCGTCTTGACCATTGCTGGTTCAGACTCCAGTGGGGGAGCTGGTATTCAAGCGGACCTCAAGACCATGCAGGCCAATGGAGTCTTTGGTATGAGTGCCATTACTTCAGTGACCGCCCAAAATACTAGGGGTGTGACCGGAGTCTATGACCTCAGTCCCGAGGCCTTGGCTAGCCAACTCCAAGCGGTTTTTGAGGATATTCCTCCGGCTAGCGTCAAGATTGGCATGGTTTCCCAAGTGAAATTAGTGGAGGAAATCGCCAAAGCCCTTAAAAACTACCAGGCTAAAAATGTTGTGGTAGACCCGGTCATGGTCGCAACGAGCGGGTCCAACTTGATCCAAGACCAAGCCGTCCAAGTCTTAGCTGACCAGGTCTTCCCGCTGGCTTGCTTAATTACCCCTAATATTCCTGAAAGCCAGGTCTTAGCGGGACAAGACATCCATTCGGCAGCGGATATGGAAGCAGCCGCTAAGAAAATCAGCCAGACCTACCGGGTCGCGGTCCTCTGTAAGGGTGGCCATCGGGTTAATGATGCTAACGATGTCCTGGTTACCCCTAAAGGAGAGGTTCACTGGTTTAAGGGTGAGCGGGTTGATAATCCCAATACCCATGGCACCGGCTGTACCCTATCCAGTGCCATTGCCAGCAACCTAGCCAAGGGTGATGACTTAGTTACTGCCATTGCCCGGGCTAAGACCTATCTCAGCCATGCTCTTAAAGATCAATTAGACCTAGGTCAGGGGAGTGGCCCCTTGAACCATGGTTTTGGCCTCTTGACTTATTACCCCAGTGGCGATTAA
- the adhE gene encoding bifunctional acetaldehyde-CoA/alcohol dehydrogenase, which translates to MAKGKEQKVDIPQFIDETVAKAKQALEDFMALDQEQIDHIVTKASIAALDQHGVLAKHAVEDTGRGVFEDKATKNLFACEHVTNHMRHLKTVGIIDRDEAKGLTYIAEPVGVICGIVPTTNPTSTAIFKSLISLKTRNPIVFSFHPQALESSIHAAKVVRDAAIAAGAPENCIQWIDPKHASMEATNLLMNHPDVATILATGGSAMVKAAYSCGKPALGVGPGNVPAYVEKTANLKQAVNDIVMSKAFDNGMVCASEQAAIVDQDIYPAFIKEMKSYHVYFVNQKEKALLEEFCFGAKANSEAVDQAKLNADIVGKSAVWIAKEAGFEVPEETVILAAEVPEVGPAQPLTREKLSPVLAILKAETTEDGMAKAEAMVEFNGLGHSAAIHTNNHDLEIEYAKRVKVARVIVNAPSTFGGIGDVYNYFIPSLTLGCGSYGHNSVAGNVGPLDLINIKRVGERQNNMQWFKVPRVYFEKNSIKYLQELDHVERVSIISDKGIAKLGFVQKVIDQLQQRQNKVVYDVFDNIEPDPDISTVQAGADAIRAFQPDTIIAIGGGSVMDSAKIMWLFYERPDVDFRDLVQKFMDIRKRAFRFPALGDKAQLVAIPTTSGTGSEVTPFAVISDKKNNKKYPLADYALLPKVAIVDSSFVEKVPSRVTAATGMDVLTHAIEAYVSIFASDYTDGLALQVIKIVFDHLEKSVKDFDPVAREKMHNAATMAGMAFGNAFLGIVHSMSHKIGGVFHTVHGENNAILLPYVIRYNGEKPGKLSTWPKYNYYKAGERYQDIARMLGLKANTVDEAVASLAQACYELGEKVGLPMSYQAQGLDKKEWEKALEQLAYDAYEDQCTPLNPRLPLVPDMMAMMRAAYQGYGKAPEPIKNK; encoded by the coding sequence ATGGCTAAAGGAAAAGAACAAAAAGTAGATATTCCACAATTTATCGATGAGACAGTAGCTAAGGCTAAACAGGCCTTAGAGGATTTTATGGCCTTAGACCAAGAACAAATCGACCATATTGTCACCAAGGCATCGATTGCTGCCTTAGACCAACATGGGGTCTTAGCTAAACATGCCGTTGAAGATACGGGACGGGGTGTGTTTGAAGATAAGGCCACCAAGAACTTATTTGCCTGTGAACATGTTACCAACCACATGCGCCACTTGAAAACAGTAGGTATTATTGATCGTGATGAGGCCAAGGGATTGACCTATATTGCTGAACCGGTCGGGGTAATTTGTGGGATTGTCCCTACTACCAACCCAACATCGACAGCAATCTTTAAGTCCTTGATTTCCTTGAAGACCCGTAACCCGATTGTCTTCTCTTTCCACCCTCAAGCGCTGGAATCTTCTATCCATGCGGCTAAAGTGGTGCGGGACGCAGCGATTGCGGCAGGGGCACCTGAAAACTGTATCCAATGGATCGATCCAAAACATGCTTCCATGGAAGCTACCAATTTACTGATGAATCACCCTGATGTCGCAACGATTTTAGCCACTGGGGGATCTGCCATGGTTAAGGCCGCTTATTCTTGTGGGAAACCTGCTTTGGGTGTGGGACCAGGGAATGTGCCTGCCTATGTTGAAAAAACGGCCAACCTCAAGCAAGCTGTTAATGACATTGTCATGAGTAAGGCCTTCGATAATGGGATGGTCTGTGCTTCAGAACAAGCTGCCATTGTTGACCAAGACATTTACCCCGCCTTCATTAAAGAAATGAAGTCCTACCATGTTTACTTTGTCAACCAAAAGGAAAAAGCTCTCTTAGAAGAATTCTGCTTTGGAGCTAAAGCCAATAGTGAAGCGGTTGACCAAGCCAAACTCAATGCCGATATTGTTGGGAAATCAGCGGTTTGGATTGCTAAAGAAGCCGGCTTTGAAGTTCCTGAAGAAACCGTCATCCTAGCAGCAGAGGTTCCTGAAGTGGGACCTGCCCAACCTCTTACCCGAGAAAAATTATCCCCAGTTCTTGCCATCTTAAAGGCTGAGACGACTGAGGATGGGATGGCTAAGGCCGAAGCCATGGTTGAATTTAATGGTCTAGGTCACTCCGCCGCCATCCATACCAATAACCATGACTTAGAAATCGAATACGCCAAACGGGTGAAAGTGGCCCGGGTGATTGTCAATGCGCCTTCAACCTTTGGGGGGATTGGGGATGTTTATAACTACTTTATTCCTTCCTTAACCCTAGGCTGTGGGTCTTATGGACATAACTCCGTAGCTGGTAACGTGGGACCTTTAGATTTGATTAATATTAAACGAGTAGGGGAGCGGCAAAATAACATGCAATGGTTTAAAGTCCCTCGGGTTTACTTCGAAAAGAATTCCATTAAATACTTACAAGAATTAGACCATGTGGAAAGGGTATCGATTATTTCTGATAAAGGCATCGCCAAACTCGGCTTTGTCCAAAAAGTCATTGACCAACTCCAACAACGGCAAAATAAGGTGGTCTATGATGTCTTTGACAACATTGAACCTGACCCAGATATTTCCACGGTTCAAGCGGGTGCTGACGCCATTCGTGCCTTCCAACCTGATACCATTATTGCTATTGGTGGGGGATCGGTTATGGACTCCGCTAAGATCATGTGGCTCTTCTATGAACGTCCTGACGTTGACTTCCGTGACCTGGTTCAAAAATTCATGGACATTAGAAAACGGGCCTTCCGTTTCCCAGCCCTCGGTGACAAAGCCCAATTAGTGGCTATTCCAACCACCTCAGGGACAGGTTCTGAAGTAACGCCTTTTGCGGTCATCTCAGACAAGAAGAACAATAAGAAGTACCCGCTTGCTGACTACGCCCTCTTACCTAAGGTGGCTATCGTGGATTCCAGCTTTGTCGAAAAGGTACCTAGTCGGGTAACTGCTGCTACCGGGATGGACGTCTTAACCCATGCCATCGAAGCCTATGTCTCCATCTTTGCTTCGGACTATACCGATGGACTTGCCCTTCAAGTCATTAAGATTGTCTTTGACCACTTGGAAAAATCGGTTAAAGACTTTGACCCAGTCGCTAGAGAGAAGATGCATAATGCGGCAACCATGGCGGGGATGGCCTTTGGTAACGCCTTCCTAGGAATTGTCCACTCCATGTCCCATAAGATCGGTGGGGTCTTCCATACCGTTCACGGGGAAAACAACGCTATCCTCCTGCCTTATGTGATCCGCTACAACGGGGAAAAACCAGGAAAACTTTCTACCTGGCCTAAATACAACTATTACAAGGCTGGCGAACGTTACCAAGATATTGCCCGGATGCTGGGCTTAAAGGCTAATACAGTTGATGAAGCCGTTGCTTCCCTAGCCCAAGCCTGCTATGAACTCGGTGAAAAAGTTGGTCTACCAATGAGCTACCAAGCCCAAGGTCTTGACAAGAAAGAATGGGAAAAAGCCCTAGAACAACTTGCTTATGATGCTTATGAAGACCAATGTACCCCATTAAACCCTCGTCTGCCATTAGTTCCTGATATGATGGCTATGATGCGGGCCGCTTACCAAGGTTATGGTAAGGCTCCAGAACCAATTAAGAATAAGTAA
- the pgeF gene encoding peptidoglycan editing factor PgeF: MSIHYYHNDAHLQMGITLRDSDLPEAGNMGIHSYQDLAAVLANRKAFFQATHVSPDHFVQAHQTHSKRAVEVSLADGGKGALSNDTAIPQTDALYTFDEELMLGIFTADCVPILFYDQKTPLIGVIHSGWRGTVQNITRVTFAQIFAVHPEVQAETIQVQIGPALCQKHFEVDEDVYLQFKDLEGSKGNISYQADSGKWHIDNQAVVRNQCLHLGIRPENIQVDPMDTYTSPQGFSYRQNQTKGRHMGFIWQKGRVN, translated from the coding sequence ATGTCTATTCACTACTATCACAATGACGCCCACTTGCAAATGGGGATCACCTTAAGAGACTCCGACCTGCCCGAAGCCGGCAATATGGGGATCCATTCTTACCAGGACTTGGCTGCCGTCCTGGCTAACCGGAAAGCCTTTTTCCAAGCGACCCATGTCAGTCCCGACCACTTTGTCCAAGCCCATCAGACTCACTCCAAACGAGCAGTCGAAGTTAGCCTGGCTGACGGCGGCAAGGGTGCCTTATCCAATGACACGGCTATCCCCCAAACCGACGCCCTCTACACTTTCGATGAGGAGCTCATGTTAGGGATTTTCACCGCTGACTGTGTCCCTATTCTCTTCTACGACCAAAAGACTCCCCTCATTGGCGTCATCCATTCCGGTTGGCGGGGCACGGTCCAAAACATTACCCGAGTGACCTTTGCGCAAATCTTTGCCGTTCATCCTGAAGTCCAAGCAGAAACTATCCAGGTTCAAATTGGTCCAGCCTTATGCCAAAAACACTTTGAAGTCGATGAGGATGTTTACCTTCAATTCAAGGACCTGGAAGGCTCAAAGGGAAATATCTCCTACCAAGCGGACAGCGGCAAGTGGCACATCGATAACCAGGCCGTGGTCAGGAATCAATGCCTCCATTTAGGGATCCGTCCCGAAAACATCCAAGTGGACCCCATGGATACCTATACCAGCCCCCAAGGCTTCTCCTACCGTCAAAACCAAACTAAAGGCCGCCACATGGGCTTCATCTGGCAAAAGGGCCGTGTGAATTAA
- a CDS encoding insulinase family protein produces MNKENHGFVESEKIVSKEQGAIIHQFRHPASGGQVIWIENDDPHRAFGIGFLTPAKDSTGVAHIVEHTVLSGSRKYPVKDPFMYMLKSSMNTFLNAMTYKDMTLFPISSMNEIDFENLMSIYLDAVFFPRMYEEENIFRQEGYHKELHNPDDPITITGVVYNEMRGVYSDADAEVCQQIDANFHPNTSVAYESGGYPYDIPKLTYQDFLAFHKKHYRPDNALVVVYGDVNIDRVLDQLDSEYFSHFEPSDDQIQLELADLPEGDRRMTLYFDADDKQEAEGLAYLSYNIPFSKNQTVEDGFLYGIIMNALANGESSPLHKALVEGGYCQDVSVYSSGTYYNDFSLVLEKVAPDQVDTIIEVIEKTLKKIADQGLDRDLVKACLNQTELQLREKGGSSRGVKTFIQLMSAWRYLDRPVEVLSYEQILSHLDQVLSSAQLEDLIRDRLVDFSSRLVIVHLPKQGYHQAKDQDLAQSLAQEKAQASDSEIEALIQENADLKAYQEAPDSPAAQASLPQLTLADIEAEITDASEEEITDPTLGKILYHPQAASQGIAYFNFSFSANHLTSDQLFLLKTWTILLGTLGTASYTYDQIEVKLIQLTAGLTTRPKIYLDSQEPGHFNLQVQASFAAMADKSQAALDLVKEIITRTRFEDRKRIKNILDRVKYQMEQQFDQAGHQLAMGLLKAQYSPAQATSQALGGLDYYDQLADFLADFDQALPGLLEDLTHFHEQVLSSNTATVAVTASPADRDRLIDQVHDFLADLPKSDYAGLDHMKNPAPLHEAGNIGLMSNSNVQYVVQGGPLNVKASQRGQLPVFTNIMSNEILHEKIRAQAGAYGAGLSMSPAGGVLAYSYRDPHLKQSLAVYQNMDQSFKDLDLTSDFVEQRIIGSLTHYQYPLTPKEVNAIKLKRYFCKQSRADLDQEFSDLIHAQQEDLLALNETVSQVMEDAKIVVYGNRDKLQANQELFDQLRELKRD; encoded by the coding sequence GTGAATAAGGAAAACCATGGTTTTGTTGAAAGTGAAAAAATTGTTTCCAAGGAGCAAGGTGCAATCATCCATCAATTCCGCCATCCGGCTTCAGGCGGCCAAGTGATTTGGATTGAAAATGATGACCCCCACCGGGCCTTTGGGATTGGATTTTTAACCCCAGCTAAGGATTCTACTGGGGTGGCCCATATTGTCGAGCATACGGTCTTGTCTGGTTCGCGGAAGTATCCAGTCAAAGACCCCTTCATGTACATGCTCAAAAGCTCCATGAATACTTTTTTAAATGCCATGACTTATAAGGACATGACCCTCTTTCCAATTTCATCCATGAATGAGATTGACTTTGAGAACTTAATGTCGATTTATTTGGATGCGGTCTTTTTCCCGCGGATGTACGAAGAAGAGAATATCTTCCGCCAAGAAGGCTATCATAAGGAGCTCCACAATCCAGATGATCCCATCACCATTACCGGGGTGGTCTACAATGAAATGCGGGGCGTTTATTCTGATGCGGACGCAGAAGTCTGCCAACAAATTGATGCCAACTTCCATCCCAATACGAGTGTGGCTTATGAATCGGGCGGTTATCCCTATGATATTCCTAAGCTCACTTACCAGGACTTTCTTGCCTTCCATAAGAAACATTACCGGCCGGATAATGCCTTGGTGGTTGTCTATGGCGATGTCAATATCGACCGAGTTCTGGACCAGTTAGATAGTGAGTACTTCTCACACTTCGAGCCTAGTGATGACCAGATCCAATTAGAATTAGCTGACCTTCCCGAAGGCGACCGGCGAATGACCCTTTATTTTGATGCTGATGACAAGCAAGAAGCTGAGGGGCTAGCCTACCTATCCTACAATATTCCTTTTTCAAAAAATCAGACGGTTGAAGATGGCTTCTTGTATGGGATTATCATGAATGCCCTAGCTAACGGCGAGTCCAGCCCCCTCCATAAGGCCCTGGTTGAGGGCGGCTACTGCCAAGATGTGTCGGTCTATAGCTCAGGAACCTATTACAATGACTTTTCCCTGGTCTTAGAAAAGGTTGCTCCTGACCAGGTTGATACCATTATTGAAGTGATTGAAAAGACCTTAAAGAAAATCGCCGACCAGGGTCTAGACCGTGACTTGGTCAAGGCCTGTCTCAACCAAACCGAGCTCCAGCTCCGGGAAAAGGGCGGATCTTCACGGGGAGTCAAGACCTTTATCCAATTAATGTCAGCTTGGCGCTATCTGGACCGGCCCGTCGAGGTCCTGTCCTATGAGCAAATTCTTAGTCACTTGGACCAAGTTCTCTCATCTGCTCAGCTGGAAGACTTGATCCGAGACCGTCTGGTTGACTTCAGCTCGCGCTTGGTCATTGTCCACCTGCCTAAGCAGGGTTACCACCAAGCCAAAGACCAAGACTTGGCCCAAAGTCTGGCCCAAGAGAAGGCCCAAGCTAGTGACAGTGAGATTGAGGCTTTGATTCAAGAAAATGCTGATTTGAAGGCTTACCAAGAAGCCCCCGATAGTCCAGCAGCCCAAGCCAGCCTACCGCAACTGACCCTGGCTGATATTGAAGCAGAAATTACCGATGCTAGTGAAGAAGAGATCACTGACCCAACCTTGGGCAAGATCCTCTACCATCCCCAAGCCGCTAGCCAAGGAATTGCCTATTTTAATTTCAGTTTTTCAGCCAACCATTTAACCAGTGACCAGCTCTTTTTATTGAAGACCTGGACCATTCTCCTAGGGACCTTGGGAACGGCTTCCTATACTTATGATCAAATTGAAGTCAAATTAATCCAGTTAACGGCTGGTTTAACCACCCGGCCAAAAATTTATCTGGATAGCCAAGAGCCGGGCCACTTTAACTTGCAGGTCCAAGCCAGCTTTGCGGCCATGGCGGATAAGAGCCAAGCTGCCCTGGACTTAGTCAAAGAGATCATAACCAGGACTCGCTTTGAAGACCGTAAACGGATTAAGAATATCCTTGACCGGGTCAAATACCAAATGGAGCAGCAATTTGACCAAGCCGGCCATCAATTAGCCATGGGGCTACTCAAAGCCCAATATTCGCCGGCCCAAGCCACTAGTCAAGCCCTGGGCGGTTTAGACTACTATGACCAATTAGCTGATTTCTTGGCTGACTTTGACCAGGCTCTCCCAGGTCTCCTTGAAGACTTGACCCACTTCCATGAACAAGTGCTGTCTTCAAATACGGCAACCGTCGCAGTGACAGCCAGTCCAGCTGATAGAGACCGCTTGATCGACCAAGTCCACGACTTTTTAGCCGATTTGCCAAAAAGCGACTATGCCGGACTAGACCATATGAAAAATCCCGCTCCCTTACATGAAGCGGGGAATATTGGCCTAATGTCCAATAGTAATGTCCAATATGTGGTCCAAGGTGGCCCCCTAAATGTAAAGGCCAGCCAAAGAGGGCAACTCCCAGTCTTTACTAATATTATGAGTAATGAAATCCTCCATGAAAAAATCCGGGCCCAAGCGGGAGCTTATGGGGCGGGGCTTTCTATGAGTCCTGCTGGTGGAGTCTTAGCCTATTCCTACCGCGACCCCCATTTGAAACAAAGTCTAGCCGTCTACCAAAATATGGACCAATCCTTTAAGGATTTAGACTTAACCTCCGACTTTGTCGAGCAGCGGATTATTGGTTCCCTGACCCATTATCAGTACCCACTGACCCCTAAAGAAGTCAATGCGATCAAATTAAAACGCTACTTCTGTAAGCAGAGTCGGGCCGACTTAGACCAGGAATTCTCTGACCTCATCCATGCCCAGCAGGAAGACTTACTGGCGCTTAATGAGACTGTCAGTCAAGTGATGGAAGACGCTAAAATTGTAGTTTATGGCAACCGCGATAAGTTGCAAGCCAACCAAGAGCTCTTTGACCAATTAAGAGAATTAAAGCGGGATTAG